The nucleotide sequence atctcctccccccccccccttgtagaTTGCGGGCTGAATGTACACAAACAGTGCTCCAAACTGGTTCCAAGCGACTGCCAACCGGATCTGCGGCGGATAAAGAAAGTGTTCAGCTGTGATCTCACCACGCTGGTCAAGGCCCACAACACCCCGAGGCCAATGGTGGTGGATCTCTGCATCCGAGAGATTGAGCTCCGAGGTAAGATGGCGGAGGCGGTATTCCCGTGTGCACACCTTGACGACGTTTGTGTTGCAGGTATGAAATCGGAAGGTCTCTACAGAGTGTCCGGCTTTTCAGAGCACATCGAGGATGTTAGACTCGCCTTTGACCGAGGTTTGTCATCTTCACACCATCTTGAAAAGCTGATTGAATAatatgagtgaaaaaaaaatgtttgtcttgAAATTTGGTGAGAATATTTTACAGTGGAAAACTACAAATATTGTTTGTATTCTCGTCAACAGAAGGTGAAAAGGCTGACATCAGTGCCAGTGCctatgcagacatcaacatcatTGCTGGCGCTCTGAAGCTTTACTTGCGAGACCTCCCCATCCCTGTCATTACGTTTGACTTGTACCCCAAATTTATTCAAGCTGCAAGTAAGGACTCCTCGTTTCATCGCTTAGATTTTTTTAACATGTTAATCATTTCAATCATTATTTCTGCAGAAATTCCAAATGCTGAATGCAGACTAGAGGCCATCCACGAGGGTTTGCTGCAGCTTCCCCCGGCTCACTATGAGACTTTACGCTACCTGATGGCTCACCTTAAAAGGTGAGGCACAAAAAGATATTGCAGACAAACACAATGCAAAAAAGTAAGCGCCAAACACTCAAATATCaccataaataaaatattttcttttttttgtaaaaatttactttaaatcaaaataatgatttttttaaatcaattttatatatttaaaacaaaaattctTATAAATCCCAATTTCCTAATAGAACTATTGTAAAACTACATATCCGTTTAAAAAGCCTGACAGGGTATTTGTGGTattactgccacctagtggcgTTCGTAGGTATTGCTGGAACTAATGTCATCTACAGCCCTGTTTTCCAACATATTTTTAAGCCAAGCCACATATTTGACTTTCGAAAACCCCTAAAACACGTCaccagacaaaaacgtcaataaAAAGTATTTCTACTGAACTAATGATGTGTGCTGGTAACATAAGAGCACTTTATTAGTTCTGCCTGTCACAATAGATTGCTGCCATAGAATAACAGAATTAAGAATTGCTCCACCAGATCTTTTCCAAAGCTTGTCTTTGTCACAATCCAGGGTAACAACCTTCGAAAAAGACAATCTCATGACTTCTGAGAACTTGGGCATCGTCTTTGGTCCGACTCTGATGCAGCCCCCAGAACAGAACGCCTTGACCACACTGAACGACATGAGGCAGCAAAAGCTTGTGGTGCAACTCATGATCGAGAACGAAGATGTCTTATTCTAGCTGTCGGGACCAGGGATGCTTATTTATTCTGACTACCAGAGGAAATCCAAGCCAGCTTTGAGGAGAGTCAATCACGATGCTCTTGAGGAGCCTCCTTTCACGCATGACTCTTGTTGGTGTTGACATTGTCTCGTTTCTGTCACGGAGCTCCCAGACCGTCAGGTATGAGATGTTTACAAGCCACAGCGCTGTTCcctgttccctttttatttgaAGAGTGCCCCGCTACCCTCCTGTGTGCAGTCTGTGAACGTGTGAATTACGAGTGAACTTTCCCACGCGTGCAATTCCTGGATCAGTTGTGGGAATGTCATCCAAGTTTTTACGGAAACAACACAACCCCCATGGTAGGTGAAGAAGATGAGACAATTGGTCAATTCATGAAGCACTTTTTTTCCAACGTGTGTACAGATTTGTTTTGTaaagatgtttatttttgtctttttactcTGAATCCCATTGTTTTGTCACAGTAATATATATACGGTTGGGAATGATGCATGTTTAGTTGGTGTCTGGATACAAAACAGTTGCGAAAATAAAAAAGCTGCGTTCAAAGTCCCTCAGCAAATATTGTAGGTGAGCTCGATTGGGAATTTTAACATCGCCCAGAATGACTATCATAAATTGCTCGGCGTGACTGCACATTTAATGAACTCACTACATTTGGGTGCCTTAGTTTTCCATTAAGATTTTTTGACTGTGCTCGTTTGACGAGTCCACTGCCAAGTGTAATTTAAGAGAGTGAATGCCTTAAAACTTTTACTACAAATTAATAATAGTTCACGCTTCGTGGAATGAATCTGGATGTGATTATATAGGGCTTTTAAACATTAGAGGAACTAATGGGGAGAAATTAGCAAGCGCCAGCCCAATGCAATAAAAGATTGTCAGGTACAATTCTGCTCTCTAGCGACCAAACAAAGAATAACATCAAGGTTGACCGCGAAGTCAAAATACtaagtaaatattttatttattccctGAAAAAAACCCTAACTTTCAGTTTAAATATATTTGCGATGATATTTTCAGTGCAGTTGACTGTGCACAAGAATATAATTCACATAATGAGGTAAACAACCCAAGCCAGTCCATTAAAAAACTGATGAAATGTGTCCTTCACAATTCATCATGTTGATAAGTGAATTCTCTTGCTGAGATGAACCCGTCTTTATCCTCATCCTCGTATTTGAAGATATCATCCACCATCGCCTCGTTCTGTGTGTCATTTGGCGTGTGGCCATGTTTCTTAAATTCATTCTCCAGGTACTGCTTTACCTGTGAAGCACACAGTGACAATTACTGCCGCAAGAGGGCGCACTCACAGGTAAAATCACTGCATCACCGTACCTTGACAAAAGATTTGTGCATAGTAAATAAAGGTAAATGTCAGACTATGGTAAATaatagcaaaaaaaatcaaaatatgttAATAGAGTTTTCCAGAAAAAATAAGTGCAATATAAGAGTACagatggttgttgttttttttcataggtgAATTTTCACTATACTCTCTTGAGGTGAGAGTTCacaaaatatttacactattatGTATAATAGAAAacaatgtaagaaaaaaatcacacctCCTCCCGAGAAAGCTTCCAGTCATCATTGAGATCCATCTCACGGAAGGAATCGTGCGACCTCGGTCCATTGCGGATATCGACGAGTTCAATGTCAAAAATCAGAGTGCTGCTCGGAGGAATCTTGCCTGCAACCAAACAATAATTGATGTACCTCTTTCTTTTCTGTATGcaaattttttttcaacataccTCTCCCTTCTTTCCCATAGGCCAGAGATGGCGGAACGGTGAGTTTCCGGCGCTCTCCTGCGCACATTTTCAGCAGACCCTTGTCCCATCCCAAGATGACCTCTCGGTTCCCGAGGGTGAACCACACTGGATTTTTATCACCTTCAAGGCGGCTGCAAATATCCATCAGTTATTTTAGAATACAGTCGCACCATATTTAACGCTCATGTGGAATGATGAATGCATGAAATTGATGACATGGTGGAGCAGTATAAAACAGCATTCGAGTTAGTTCAACAGAAATTGATGCGACAGATTGGACATCAATTCAAGACATTACCTTGAGTGAAACATGGTGCCGTCACTGT is from Syngnathus scovelli strain Florida chromosome 9, RoL_Ssco_1.2, whole genome shotgun sequence and encodes:
- the fkbp14 gene encoding peptidyl-prolyl cis-trans isomerase FKBP14; its protein translation is MLFSNCSVLSLVVMLAFGGKLPDPEVKIEVLHQPLLCQRKTKYGDMLLVHHEGYLDSDGTMFHSSRLEGDKNPVWFTLGNREVILGWDKGLLKMCAGERRKLTVPPSLAYGKEGRGKIPPSSTLIFDIELVDIRNGPRSHDSFREMDLNDDWKLSREEVKQYLENEFKKHGHTPNDTQNEAMVDDIFKYEDEDKDGFISAREFTYQHDEL